In the Oscillospiraceae bacterium genome, ACGTTAGTATAACCATCCGCACATGTACATACACGGCCGCGCACTGTTGGCTGAATTCGTTGTTCACTGTCTTTCGTTGTAGATTTCTATTGATTTATGTGCGCGCATGTAGTATGATAAAATTCGTGAGTGGTAAAAACAGCCGAAAAGGCGGGGCTTGCCCTGCCATTTTTTCGTGTTTTAACCACTATATCTTGTGGTAGACCACAAGATATAGTGGTGTCCCGCCACAAACGGCCATTATCAATTATCAATTGTTACGTCAGGTGGTGTGGAGTGTGAGCCGAAAAGGGATGCGTCTTTGCGCGTGGCCGCTGTTGGCCCTGCTCTTCACCGCCCTGGTGCTGTTTCCGCTCCTCACGCTGCCCGGGCGCCCGGTCGTGGGGTTCGACGTCTCCGAGCCGCTCGCGTCCGGCGCTGGCCCTGTGTTTTATCCGGCGCCGGCGAGCGCCGTCGGCGCCGCCTCTCAGGCGGAGCTCTGCTTTCGGCAGGCGGCCGTTTTTCTCTGCACCGGCTACTTCGCCGCGAATCAAACCGCCCGCGCGCTGCGGCACCGGGTGTCCGCGCTGTGCGCGGCATTGCTGCTGTCCGCCGGGCTCGGCGCCTTTTGTTGGATGCGGCCGGCCCGCGCGGCGCCCCCCGCCAAGCGCCGCCTCCTCCTGGCCCAATTCCTAGGCGGGCACGCGCCGCCCAATCAACGACTATCCTCACGACACCCTCGCTTTCTCCGCGGCCACAGATGGATTGCGGTCCGCTAAAATTTACAGATGAAAGACGTGAATATCATGAGAAGAAAATATCTTTTCCCTCTTGTGCTCGTGGTGACGCTGCTGCTCACCTACGTGGCCTTCTTTGGGTTTGAGCTCTATCCTCTCGATCTGAAAGGCGCGTCGGAGATGCGCTTTGGCATCGACATCCGGGGCGGCGTCGACGTCGCGTTCTACCCGAAAGACCTGAACCGCGCCCCCACCGCAGCGGAGCTGGAGATGGCCCGCACGATCATCGAAACCCGCCTCGACCAGCGAAACATCGTGGATCGCGACGTCACGATCGACAGCGAAAACGGCTATGTCTTCGTGCGTTACCCCTGGCGGGCCGACGAGACTGAATTTGACCCAGGCAAGGCCATCGAGGAACTCGGCAGCATGGCGCAGCTCACGTTCAGAGATCCCGACGGGACCGTCGTCCTCAGCGGCGAGCACGTGGACTCCGCCAACGCGGAATTGGACCAGAGCAGTCAGTCCCTCTCCAACGCCAGTTTTCTCGTGCGCCTGAAACTGAAGCCGGAGGGACGCACGCGCTTTGCCGAGGCCACGGCGCGTCTCGTGAACCAGCAAATCTCCATCTATATGGACGACGCCATGATCTCCTCGCCCACCGTTCAGGAGGCCATCGACTCCGACGAGTGCGTCATCACGGGCAGCTTCACGAGCGCGGACGCCACGCTCCTCGCCAATCAGATCAACTCCGGCGCGCTGCCGTTTGGCATGACGACGAACAACTACAGCGCAATCAGCCCGATCCTCGGCGCCAACGCGCTGGAGGTCATGGTCCTCGCCGGCCTGATCGCGTTCATCCTCATCTGCCTCGCGCTGATCTTCTACTACCGGCTGTCCGGCGTGGTCGCCAGTATCTCGCTGCTGCTTCAGGTAGCGGGCCAGCTCCTGCTCCTGCTGAGTTTCGACCTCACGGTGACGCTGCCCGGCATCGCGGGTATTATCCTGTCCATCGGCATGGGTGTGGACGCCAATATCATCATCGCGGAGCGCATCCGCGAGGAACTGCGCAGCGGTAAATCCATCGCTTCGGCGGTGACGTTCGGTTTCCAGCGCGCCTTCTCGTCGGTGTTCGACGGCAACATCACGGTGCTCATCGTCGCGTTCATCATGCTGTTCTTCGGTTCGGGCGCGATCCTCTCGTTCGCCTACACTTTGCTCTTCGGCATCATCATGAACTTCGTGGCCGGCGTATTGGCGACGCGGCTCATGACTTTCTCGCTCACCCAGTATGCGCCGCTGCGCAAGACAAGCGCCTTCCTCTCCAAGCGCTCCCTTGAGAAGCGTGAGGTCAGGATCTTCCCGTTCTTTGAGAAGCGCAAGATCTATTTCTTCATCTCCGGCGGCATCGCGCTGCTCGGCGTCGTCATGATCTTTGTGAACGGCGTACGGCTCGACATCCAATTCACGGGCGGCTCGATTTTGAAATATACGATGTCGGAGACCGTTACGCTGGATGCGGAGGACGCGGCCGGGGTCGCCTCGGAGGCTCTCGCCGGCCGTCTGGTCACGGCGCAGATCACCACCGACTTCGCCACCGGCGAGAAAAAGCTGGTTCTCAACATGGCGGGCAACCAGACTCTGACCAATGAGGACACCCAGCGCGTCACCGAGGCGCTGCAGACGCGTTACCCGGAACAGGCCTTTGAGATGGCCGAGATCAACAACGTGGCTCCCTTCTTCGGGCAGCGTTTCCTGCAAAACGGCGCCATCGCCATCCTGCTCTCGGCGCTGCTCATCATCTTGTACGTGGCGTTCAGCTTCCGAAAGATCCATGGCCTCTCGGCCGGCATCATGTCGCTGGTTTCACTGTTCCACGACGTCTTCGTCGTGTTCTTCACCTTCGTCATCTTCCGAATCCCCATCGGGGACTCGTTCATCGCCGTGGCGCTGACGATCTTGGGTTATTCGATCAACGACACCATCGTCATCTATGACCGCATCCGTGAAAACACGATGCTGAGCAAGAACGAGCCCGTGGAGAGCCTGGTAAACCGCAGCATCTCGCAGAGCTTCACCCGCTCGCTCTACACAAACCTGGCCGTCTTCGTCAGCGTGGTACTTGTCTACATCTTCGCCGCCGGCAACGGCCTCGACTCCATCATCAGCTTCGCGCTGCCCATGAGCATCGGCACCATCAGCGGCTGCTACTCCACCATCTGCATCGCCGGTCCGCTGTGGACCATGTGGCAGAGGCGCAAAGGCGCCAAAGCCGCGTAAGCGCACGGCGTCTCCCCGCACCCACATGGCTCTTCAAGAGACGGCGTCAGGCTTGCCCGACGCCGTCTCCTATGTCTGGAACCGGAGAGGATCCCGCCGCGCCTGAGTCCTCCCCGACCGTTTTGGGAAAAGACCCCCTTGAACAATAGAGGTTTTGGTGTTATTATGGATAGTAGGGAGGGTTTCTCATCATTTCTGCCGCCGACCGACCGGCGTGCCCATGCGGCGCGGAGGTTGTCCATGCCGAACAACGAGCTCTTGACACCCGCTCCGCCGCCTGTTATGATGTGACCGTGCGAACAACGAACGAATCCGTGTAAATATCCGCCGAAGCTTACTTTTCCCGACATGCTTTTGATACGATATATTAAATGGTATGTCCATGGTTGTATCAAACAAAATGTTATGTCAACTAAAAACGGGGGTAATGTCATGCGAAATGTGTTCGAAAACAATAGTCCGCACGCCCATTTTTCGTGGAAAAATTTGGGAGACATCGAGGAGGGCCGCGGCGATCTCGGCGAGGAAATGCCCGTACTCGTGTATCGTCTGATGCAGTACACCATGTTGGACGTACTGAGCCAGTCCCTCGGCCTAGAAAAAGCGAATGAATTTTTCCGGGCGGCGGGCCATCTCGCAGGCACGGAATACGCCAAAAACACCCTAAATCTGCAACTCGACTTTGACGGTTTTCTTTCGGGCTTGCAGAAGTCTCTCAAAGATCTAAAAATTGGAATTCTGCGCATGGAATCTTTCAATGCGGATACCGGCGCCATCTTGCTGACGATAGGTCAGGATCTGGACTGCAGCGGTCTTCCGGTGACCTATGAAAATGTCTGTGTCTATGACGAGGGATTCCTGTCCGGCATCTTGGAAACGTACACCGGGCGAAAATGCGCCGTTCGAGAAGTGGATTGTTGGGCCAGCGGAGACCGGGTCTGCCGGTTCGAAGCTGTGATGACGGAAACGCCCGCATAAGGAGGTCTCCGAGGCCCGGCATGGCTGAGAAAGAAGCATAGGGTATAGGGAGAGAGACGTGTCGAATCAAAACGCGGATCTTCTGTTCGGTTTCCTGAGAGATATTATCTATAAACCTTCCAGTGCTTCTCTGGATGTGGACCAGCTGGACGATGATTTCCGCGCGCTGGGCGAGGGGCTTATTTATTTTGCCAAATGCATTGAGGAACAGCGCCGTTTCGCGATGGCACTGTCCCGCGGGGAACTGCATATCCCGGTCCCTCCCCCCGACAACATGCTGGCCGCCCCCTTGAAGGCCCTGCACGGCAGCCTGCTTCATCTCACATGGCAGTCTCAGCAGGTGGCCAAAGGGGATTATCAGCAGCGCGTCGATTTCATGGGTGAATTCGCCGAGGCTTTCAATACGATGGTCAAACAGCTCGACGCGCGCGCGCGTTCCATTGAACGGGAAATGGAACTGAACCGGAGCAAGACACAGGCTCTTGAGCAGAGCAACGCCCTGCTCACGAGCCTCACATCCAACGCGCCGCAGATGATCATCGTGATCAGCGACGAGGATGGCAGCACGCTGTTTGAAAACGATTCCGCGAAGGGTCTTCTGCAGACACAGCCGACGCTGATTTCCCGACTGCTGGCGCTCGATGAGAGCGACAAGAGCAACACCCCCGGGTATGATCTGGAAATCGTGCTGGGGAACACGCCCCGGTATTTTTCAGTCGCCTCTTACTCCTTGCACTGGAGCGGGCAAAACGCCACCGCTTTTCTGCTCAACGACGTCAGCACCGACATCCAGCTGTTCAAGAAACTGGAGAGCCACGCCTACTACGACAACTTGACCCTGCTTCACAACCGGTATTACGGCATGCAGCTCTTCCATCAGTGGCTGGGAGAAAATCGGGAATTTATCCTTTGCTTTGCAGACCTGGACAATCTAAAATATGTCAACGACACCTTCGGCCACGCCGAGGGCGACGCTTACATCAAGAAAGCAGCTCATCTGTTGCAGTACACGTTTGAGGACGCTGTCTCTTGCCGTCTGGGCGGCGACGAATTCATGTTACTGATTCCCCACTGCACGGTCGGCGAGGCGGCTCGCCTCATGGAGGCGCTGCGTGTTCATCTGGAAAACGCTCATCAGGACAAGCCCTACCTCAGCAACATCAGTTACGGCATTGTCGAGGTCCGCGCCGACAACGTCCTGCCGGCCGGCGAGCTCCTGAGCATGGCCGACGAAGCCATGTATTTATACAAACGCACGTACAAAAAAACTTTCCATATGCGTTCCCTTTGAGATGTCCTGTCCTTTGTCTCGTCTCATATCTAAGGGTCTGTCGAAAAATAACCTGTACATTTGACTTGCCCTTTTGCGCCCCGGCCGCGTTGCCGGAACCCTTGAATACTACAAGTATTCGCGGAACCCGGCGCCTTGCTGGGACACAAAATTGCTGCGCCAACTGCACACTTTATTTTCCGACAGACCCTAATGTGGGTTGCACCTGCAACCCACAACCCACATTCTTGTTTTTTGTTGCCGCTTCGCGGCAACAAGGTACTATCGTCCATCCGGGCCGCCGTGGAGCGGCCCTTTTTGCGCGGCGGCTCCCTTCGTCAGCGCGCCGTTGAGAGATACCGCTCCTCTTCGCTGAAGAGGCAGCCGCAATACTTTTGCCGGTAGAGGCCCATCTCTCTGGCGGCCTGCTGACCGGCGCGAAAGAGCGGGCGAAAGTCTCGGTAAAGGAAGGCTACGCCGTGGCGGGCCGCCGCCGCCGCCGCCGCGGTCCGCAGCGCTTCGTGGTCCTGGTACGGGCTGATGAGCAAGGTGGTAGAGAAGCTGTCGCACCCATGCGCCGCCGCGCGGCGCGCGGTCTCTTCGAGCCGCACACGGTAGCAGTGAACACACCGGTTCGTCCCATCGGGGCCGACCTCCGCCAAAAAGGCCCGCAATCCGTACTCGCCCTGTTGCACAAGCGCGGCTCCGATCCGGCCCGCGTAGTCGATCAGGGCGTCCCGCCGGCTCCGATACTCCGTGAACGGGTGAATGTTGGGGTTGTACCAGAATAGCGTCGGCTCGATCCCCTCCCCACGCAGCGAGGCCACGCATTGGATCGAACACGGCGCGCAACAGACATGCAGCAGCGTCACGGGCCGTCACCTCCTGTGTCTAAAATGTTAAATTTTCCCTTTTCGTCGCGACGCGAGACCGCCAAATCGGGGCCGCGCCGCAGACCGGTTCGCCGCCGTGCGGGACCTTGCCGATTATTATATCTCACCGGCGCAAAAAGTCAACGTTTTTCGCCCGGCGATTCGGCGCTGCCCGCATGTTGACAGTTTGTGATACAATGGAAAGGGAGTTTGGCAACATACAGTCAGAGCGAAGCGACCGGCGCTCAATCCGGCCTGCTGGGGCGGACTCTGCGCCGGGAGTGAGGAGGAGTGCCCATGTACGACACCATCGCCGCCATTTCCACGGGGCCGGCCACCGGCGCCATCGGCATCGTCCGCCTCAGCGGCGCCGACGCCGTGACCGCCGCCGGTCGGCTCTTTCGCGCCGACAGCGGCCGCGCGTTCGCGGAAGCCCCGGCGCGCCACATGATCGGCGGCGCGCTGTGCGACTTGTCCGGCCGCGTGCTGGACCGCATCCTGGCGGTCGTGTTCCGCGCCCCGGAGAGTTACACGGGGGAGGACATGGTGGAACTCCACTGCCACGGCGCCCTGCCCGTGCTGCAGGAGGCGTTGCGGACCCTCTACGAGCTGGGCGTCCGGCCGGCCCGGCCGGGCGAATTCACCAAACGCGCCTTTTTGTGCGGCCGCATAGACCTGACGCAGGCCGAGGCGGTTGCTGACCTGATCTCGGCCCAGACCGCCGACGCCGCGCGCAACGCCGCCGGGCAGATCGGCGGCGCGATCAGCCGTGAGATCGAAGCGGTCTATGCGTTGGCGACCGACCTCTGTGCACAGTTTCGCGCCGAGGTCGATTTCCCGGAGGAAGACGTCCCTCCTCTGTCCTTGTCGGAGGCCTCGGTCTCTCTGCGGGCGGCGGCGGTCCGGCTGACGGCCCTGGCGGACACCTATGCGCGCGGACGGATCCTGCGCGAGGGGGTGCGGTGCGCGATCATCGGCCGGCCCAATGTGGGCAAATCCTCTCTGCTGAACGCCCTGTTGGGGTTTGACCGGGCCATCGTGACCGACCGGCCCGGTACAACGCGGGACACGCTGGAGGAGTCCGTACACCTGGGCGGCCTGTGGCTGCGCGTCTCCGATACGGCGGGGCTTCACGAGGCGGGCGACGAGATCGAGCGTCTGGGCGTGGCCCGTGCCCGTCTGGCGGCGCAGTCCGCGCAGCTTCTCTTCCTTGTGCTGGACGGGTCCATGCCGATCGCAGACGAAGATCGGGCCGTGATGGACCAGGTGCGGGGCCGGCCCACCGTCGTCGTGGTCAACAAATCCGACCTGCCGGAGTGCATTGAGATGGATGTGCTGGAGGCGGCTTTTCTGCATGTCTGCCGGGTCTGCGCCGCCAGCGGCGACGGACTCACACAACTCGATTCTCTGGTCCGGCGCCTCTTCGAGTTTGGCGCGCCGCCCTGCGACGGCAGCCTGTTGACAAACGCGCGCCATGCCGAGGCGGTGGCCCGCGCCGCCGACGCACTGACCTCGGCCGCCGACGCGCTGGCGGGCGGCATCACCCCCGACGTCGTACTCACGGAGCTGGAGACCGGGCTGGACGCGCTGGGCGAGATCACCGGCCGGCGTATCTCCGAGGACATCATGCACCGCATATTCGAACGCTTCTGCGTAGGCAAATGACGTACGCCGGCGACACGGGTCCACAGCGGACCCATGCCGCTTCGTTTCCATTGACAGCCTCCATACGCGCGGGTATAACGCAATTGATATTGACAATGGACAATTGTCGGCTGTCAGTTCGGTGCTGCAACGGGCAATTTTGCAGAAAAATTCACAGAGAGAAGAGGAGCTGCCATGAAGAAGTTGTTGTGTCTGCTGCTGGCCGGTGCGCTGTTGGCGCTCTCGGCGGCCCCCTCCGCGTTGGCGGCCCATTACACAAACCGCGCCGATGAACTGAGCGATCTGGGTCTCTTCCTCGGCACCGGCGTCGGCTACGCACTGGACCGCGCGCCCACGCGCGCCGAGGCGGCCGCCATCCTCGTGCGGCTGCTTGGGAAAGAGACGGACGCCCTTGCCGGGGTTTACACGCATCCGTTTGAGGATGTACCCACATGGGCCGACGATTATGTCGGGTATCTGTTCTCCCACCAGCTGACAAACGGCGTCAGCGCGACGCGTTTCGCACCGGGGGACGTCTGCA is a window encoding:
- the secD gene encoding protein translocase subunit SecD → MRRKYLFPLVLVVTLLLTYVAFFGFELYPLDLKGASEMRFGIDIRGGVDVAFYPKDLNRAPTAAELEMARTIIETRLDQRNIVDRDVTIDSENGYVFVRYPWRADETEFDPGKAIEELGSMAQLTFRDPDGTVVLSGEHVDSANAELDQSSQSLSNASFLVRLKLKPEGRTRFAEATARLVNQQISIYMDDAMISSPTVQEAIDSDECVITGSFTSADATLLANQINSGALPFGMTTNNYSAISPILGANALEVMVLAGLIAFILICLALIFYYRLSGVVASISLLLQVAGQLLLLLSFDLTVTLPGIAGIILSIGMGVDANIIIAERIREELRSGKSIASAVTFGFQRAFSSVFDGNITVLIVAFIMLFFGSGAILSFAYTLLFGIIMNFVAGVLATRLMTFSLTQYAPLRKTSAFLSKRSLEKREVRIFPFFEKRKIYFFISGGIALLGVVMIFVNGVRLDIQFTGGSILKYTMSETVTLDAEDAAGVASEALAGRLVTAQITTDFATGEKKLVLNMAGNQTLTNEDTQRVTEALQTRYPEQAFEMAEINNVAPFFGQRFLQNGAIAILLSALLIILYVAFSFRKIHGLSAGIMSLVSLFHDVFVVFFTFVIFRIPIGDSFIAVALTILGYSINDTIVIYDRIRENTMLSKNEPVESLVNRSISQSFTRSLYTNLAVFVSVVLVYIFAAGNGLDSIISFALPMSIGTISGCYSTICIAGPLWTMWQRRKGAKAA
- a CDS encoding 4-vinyl reductase, producing MRNVFENNSPHAHFSWKNLGDIEEGRGDLGEEMPVLVYRLMQYTMLDVLSQSLGLEKANEFFRAAGHLAGTEYAKNTLNLQLDFDGFLSGLQKSLKDLKIGILRMESFNADTGAILLTIGQDLDCSGLPVTYENVCVYDEGFLSGILETYTGRKCAVREVDCWASGDRVCRFEAVMTETPA
- a CDS encoding diguanylate cyclase produces the protein MSNQNADLLFGFLRDIIYKPSSASLDVDQLDDDFRALGEGLIYFAKCIEEQRRFAMALSRGELHIPVPPPDNMLAAPLKALHGSLLHLTWQSQQVAKGDYQQRVDFMGEFAEAFNTMVKQLDARARSIEREMELNRSKTQALEQSNALLTSLTSNAPQMIIVISDEDGSTLFENDSAKGLLQTQPTLISRLLALDESDKSNTPGYDLEIVLGNTPRYFSVASYSLHWSGQNATAFLLNDVSTDIQLFKKLESHAYYDNLTLLHNRYYGMQLFHQWLGENREFILCFADLDNLKYVNDTFGHAEGDAYIKKAAHLLQYTFEDAVSCRLGGDEFMLLIPHCTVGEAARLMEALRVHLENAHQDKPYLSNISYGIVEVRADNVLPAGELLSMADEAMYLYKRTYKKTFHMRSL
- a CDS encoding epoxyqueuosine reductase QueH; the encoded protein is MTLLHVCCAPCSIQCVASLRGEGIEPTLFWYNPNIHPFTEYRSRRDALIDYAGRIGAALVQQGEYGLRAFLAEVGPDGTNRCVHCYRVRLEETARRAAAHGCDSFSTTLLISPYQDHEALRTAAAAAAARHGVAFLYRDFRPLFRAGQQAAREMGLYRQKYCGCLFSEEERYLSTAR
- the mnmE gene encoding tRNA uridine-5-carboxymethylaminomethyl(34) synthesis GTPase MnmE, producing the protein MYDTIAAISTGPATGAIGIVRLSGADAVTAAGRLFRADSGRAFAEAPARHMIGGALCDLSGRVLDRILAVVFRAPESYTGEDMVELHCHGALPVLQEALRTLYELGVRPARPGEFTKRAFLCGRIDLTQAEAVADLISAQTADAARNAAGQIGGAISREIEAVYALATDLCAQFRAEVDFPEEDVPPLSLSEASVSLRAAAVRLTALADTYARGRILREGVRCAIIGRPNVGKSSLLNALLGFDRAIVTDRPGTTRDTLEESVHLGGLWLRVSDTAGLHEAGDEIERLGVARARLAAQSAQLLFLVLDGSMPIADEDRAVMDQVRGRPTVVVVNKSDLPECIEMDVLEAAFLHVCRVCAASGDGLTQLDSLVRRLFEFGAPPCDGSLLTNARHAEAVARAADALTSAADALAGGITPDVVLTELETGLDALGEITGRRISEDIMHRIFERFCVGK